In Solanum pennellii chromosome 3, SPENNV200, a single window of DNA contains:
- the LOC107013628 gene encoding uncharacterized protein LOC107013628, which yields METYSSVPMEKTTKIIRKSIFIFLQNYQFFTTTTAFFAFPFAASVLLLQSFIYSSSLYPIIYERLHLLFDAAGFPSSSEFFILLNSKISQTILISFLSFPFTISFYLFAKSVVIESLNYSKPSQRTTFPSYFNLLVTQLCNSLLIISANATCFTLLFFGFNLFDYGFGLSNPRTILLLSATGAVLCSIILANTLIICNLALVTAGNERIGGFMAILKSCVLIRGRTATALSLAVPVNLALAAVEALFQYRIVNAYYQEKTELSTLALEGMFIAYIYSLLIVLDTIATSVFYKSCKTEEHGIFPVSSISTYQDEIQHRDQCIVVKIKTLEEFC from the coding sequence ATGGAAACTTACTCCTCTGTTCCAATGGAGAAAACAACCAAAATCATCAGAAAATCAATCTTCATTTTCCTTCAGAACTATCAGTTCTTCACAACAACAACTGCTTTTTTCGCTTTTCCATTTGCTGCTTCTGTTCTTTTACTACAATCATTCATCTATTCGTCATCGCTTTATCCAATAATTTATGAGCGTTTGCATTTACTTTTCGATGCAGCAGGGTTCCCTTCATCATCAGAGTTCTTCATTCTTCTCAATTCCAAGATCTCTCAGACGATTTTGAtatcttttctttcattccCTTTTACCATTTCCTTTTATCTTTTCGCCAAATCTGTTGTAATCGAATCTCTCAACTACTCAAAACCATCTCAAAGAACTACATTTCCTTCGTATTTCAACCTTCTTGTCACCCAACTCTGTAACTCATTACTCATCATTTCCGCAAACGCCACCTGTTTCACTCTCCTCTTCTTCGGGTTCAATCTCTTTGATTATGGATTCGGGCTTTCGAATCCAAGAACAATTCTTTTGTTATCAGCAACAGGGGCTGTACTCTGTTCTATCATACTCGCAAACactttaattatttgtaatttGGCATTGGTAACAGCAGGAAATGAGAGAATCGGAGGATTCATGGCGATTCTCAAATCTTGTGTTTTGATTAGAGGAAGAACAGCAACAGCATTATCACTAGCAGTGCCTGTAAATTTAGCTCTGGCTGCAGTTGAAGCTCTGTTTCAATACAGAATCGTAAACGCGTATTATCAAGAAAAAACAGAGCTTTCTACTCTAGCTTTAGAAGGAATGTTCATCGCCTATATTTATTCACTTCTTATTGTTCTTGATACAATAGCAACCTCTGTTTTCTACAAAAGCTGTAAAACAGAGGAACATGGGATTTTTCCAGTTTCGTCCATTTCGACATATCAAGATGAAATTCAACACAGAGATCAATGTATAGTTGTGAAGATAAAGACATTAGAGGAGTTctgttaa
- the LOC107015395 gene encoding SNF1-related protein kinase catalytic subunit alpha KIN10-like, with translation MSSRGGGIAESPYLRNYRVGKTLGHGSFGKVKIAEHLLTGHKVAIKILNRRKMKTPDMEEKLRREIKICRLFVHPHVIRLYEVIETPTDIYVVMEYVKSGELFDYIVEKGRLQEDEARKFFQQIIAGVEYCHRNMVVHRDLKPENLLLDARRNVKIADFGLGNIMRDGHFLKTSCGSPNYAAPEVVSGKLYAGPEVDVWSCGVILYALLCGTLPFDDENIPNLFKKIKSGVYTLPSHLSPLARDLIPRMLIVDPMKRISVADIRQHQWFKIHLPRYLAVPPPDARQHLKKLDEEILQQVTRMGLDRDQLLDSLQKRIQDDATVAYYLLYDNRSMASSGYLGAEFQESVDCYSPGLFPNLDLQLSTGNGVSEESLRRPFRKEKTWLVGLQSPANPKEIMNQVLGTLLELNVRWKKIGHYNMKCLWCHDLHLHSMASNHMNDDDHFISNATAISTLLQPLPTVKFEMQLYKTEDEKYLLDLQRISGPQFLFLDFCAGFIRQLEGPQ, from the exons ATGAGTTCCAGAGGTGGTGGAATTGCTGAATCTCCTTATTTAAGGAACTACAGGGTTGGAAAAACTCTTGGACATGGATCCTTTGGTAAAGTTAAAATTGCTGAGCATTTGCTCACTGGGCATAAAGTGGCGATCAAAATCCTTAACCGGCGGAAAATGAAGACTCCAGACATGGAAGAAAAAC TGAggagagaaataaaaatatgtagaTTATTTGTGCATCCGCATGTCATACGACTCTATGAAGTGATAGAGACACCAACAGATATATATGTTGTGATGGAGTATGTCAAGTCTGGGGAGCTCTTTGATTATATTGTAGAAAAAGGCAGGTTACAGGAAGATGAAGCTCGGAAATTTTTTCAGCAG ATTATTGCTGGTGTGGAGTACTGCCATAGGAATATGGTGGTTCATCGGGACCTTAAGCCTGAGAATCTGCTTTTGGATGCAAGACGCAATGTAAAGATAGCAGATTTTGGCTTGGGAAACATTATGCGAGATGGCCATTTTCTGAAGACTAGTTGTGGAAGTCCAAATTATGCAGCTCCTGAG GTTGTATCTGGGAAACTATATGCTGGTCCTGAGGTAGATGTTTGGAGTTGTGGCGTAATCTTATATGCTCTTCTTTGTGGTACACTTCCTTTCGATGATGAGAACATTCCCAaccttttcaagaaaataaag AGTGGAGTCTACACCCTTCCAAGTCACCTGTCACCATTAGCTAGGGATTTGATACCAAGGATGCTGATTGTTGATCCTATGAAGCGCATATCGGTAGCTGATATTCGTCAACACCAGTGGTTCAAAATTCATCTTCCTCGGTATTTGGCAGTTCCTCCACCTGATGCTAGGCAACATCTTAAAAAG CTTGATGAGGAAATTCTCCAGCAAGTAACTAGGATGGGGCTTGATAGAGACCAGTTGCTTGATTCTTTGCAAAAGAGAATACAAGATGAT GCTACTGTTGCATACTATCTGCTGTACGATAACCGTTCCATGGCTTCCAGTGGGTATCTAGGAGCTGAGTTTCAGGAATCTGTG GATTGTTATTCCCCTGGATTGTTTCCAAATCTTGACCTACAGCTGTCTACTGGTAACGGAGTTTCTGAAGAGAGTTTGAGACGCCCATTTCGCAAAGAGAAAACGTGGCTAGTTGGACTTCAG TCTCCAGCAAATCCAAAGGAGATCATGAATCAGGTTCTTGGGACCCTGCTAGAACTAAATGTTCGATGGAAAAAAATTGGGCACTATAATATGAAGTGTTTATGGTGTCATGATCTTCATCTTCATAGTATGGCCAGCAAtcatatgaatgatgatgatcatTTTATTAGCAATGCAACTGCCATAAGTACACTTTTACAGCCACTACCTACTGTGAAGTTTGAAATGCAG CTGTACAAAACTGAGGATGAGAAATATCTGCTTGATCTCCAAAGAATTAGCGGTCCGCAGTTCCTCTTCCTGGATTTCTGTGCTGGTTTCATTAGGCAGCTAGAGGGGCCACAATGA
- the LOC107013627 gene encoding formin-like protein 20, translated as MALFRRFFYRKPPDRLLEISERVYVFDCCFSTDVLDEDEYKTYMGGIVAQLQDHYADASFMVFNFREGDRRSQISDILSQYDMTVMDYPRQYEGCPLLPLEMIHHFLRSSESWLSLEGQQNVLLMHCERGGWPVLAFMLAGLLLYRKQYTGELKTLEMVYKQAPRELLHLLSPLNPQPSQLRYLQYISRKNFGSEWLPSDTPFALDCIKLSFPPLFDGGRGCRPVLRVYGQDPASTTSNRSSKLLFSTLKTKRHARFYQQEECSMVKIDIHCRVQGDVVLECVHLEDDLVREEMMFRVMFHTTFIRSNVLMLMRDDVDVLWDAKDQFPRGFKAEVLFSDPNAVPSVVTEEVPSEDENGTEGASPEEFFEVEEIFSNAVDGQDGRGESGAHIVKESLQDDDSIEMIWKEEVEHHAFQDCASDEVNHKQEGKMDSNRSASEKNILGERDNSIPSKVIVSNGTSNMESEQVISGDCVASENGELKQDKEDTLRQKKLEREGSHQKVSADTSKQKSDKTTSSLKKQSFSNAKPAADGVGPKNKSKQQEIQGTVLRPAKPNAVSRWIPPNKGSYTSSMHVSYPPSRYNSAPPVLALTKDFQSGVKSKSPSPQASSEAIASAEAGRVSGKDSSCSASGTSIVEASVATISAPESVESQALKLHPSPPSPLLSPSPITSSHEPSDTEVAGTNSPSATSALSSQGSNIMTSSLTQPDRYSSPALPEPPSFSPPPPPPPPPPPPFTSSRMTPLDAFSPPPPPPPPPPLPSSSSVINAGRVLPPPPPPPLWTGYGTSLEVVSSSSPPPPPPPPPPPPIYASILPRLASFGGSTSPPPPPPPPPPMHTGYSPPPPPLPPTLATRILHTSQVAPPPPPPPPPPPPPPGGRAPGPPPPPPPGGRAPGPPPPPPPGGRAPGPPPPPGAPRPPGGGPPPPPPFGSKGPAVGRGLPAGRGQGFSRAAGGVAPRRSNLKPLHWSKVTRALQGSLWDELQRNGETQLSPEFDFSELETLFSATVPKSDNAGKSGGRRKSVGSKPDRVHLVDLRRANNTEIMLTKVKMPLPDMMAAALAMDESILDADQVENLIKFCPTKDEMELLKNYTGDQDLLGKCEQFFLELMKVPRVESKLRVFLFKIQFNSQVTDFKKSLNTVNSACEEVRHSLKLKEILKKILYLGNALNQGTARGSAIGFKLDSLLKLTDTRATNNKMTLMHYLCKVLASKSPSLLDFHVDLVSLEAASKIQLKSLAEEMQAIIKGLEKVKKELEASETDGPVSEIFRKTLKEFVGVAEAQVGSVKDLYSVAGRNADALALYFGEDPARCPFEQVTATLLNFVRLFRKAHEENLKQAELERKKVQKEEMENAKGVNLNKKGFK; from the exons ATGGCGCTGTTCAGACGGTTCTTCTATAGGAAGCCGCCGGATCGGCTTTTAGAGATCTCTGAGCGGGTTTACG TGTTTGATTGCTGCTTCTCCACTGACGTGTTGGATGAAGATGAGTACAAGACATATATGGGGGGGATTGTAGCTCAGCTGCAGGACCACTATGCAGATGCTtctttcatggtttttaacttTAGGGAAGGTGATAGGAGGAGCCAAATATCTGACATATTGTCTCAGTATGATATGACTGTGATGGATTATCCTCGGCAATATGAAGGGTGTCCACTTCTGCCTCTGGAGATGATCCACCACTTCTTGCGCTCAAGTGAGAGTTGGCTTTCACTTGAGGGTCAGCAAAACGTCCTGTTAATGCACTGTGAGAGGGGAGGCTGGCCtgtacttgcttttatgcttgctGGCCTTCTTTTGTACCGGAAACAGTACACTGGGGAGCTTAAAACTCTTGAAATGGTATACAAGCAGGCCCCTAGGGAGCTGCTTCATCTTTTGTCTCCTCTGAATCCACAGCCATCTCAGCTTAGATATCTCCAGTACATCTCCAGAAAAAATTTTGGTTCAGAATGGCTGCCATCAGATACACCTTTTGCCTTAGATTGCATCAAACTTAGTTTTCCTCCTCTATTTGATGGAGGGAGAGGCTGTCGACCTGTACTTCGCGTCTATGGACAGGACCCTGCTTCAACAACCTCTAATAGGAGCTCTAAGCTCCTCTTTTCAACTCTAAAGACAAAAAGACATGCTCGCTTCTACCAACAG GAAGAGTGTTCAATGGTGAAAATTGACATCCATTGTCGTGTCCAAGGAGATGTTGTTCTCGAGTGTGTCCATTTGGAAGATGATCTAGTAAGGGAAGAAATGATGTTCAGGGTCATGTTCCACACTACATTTATTCGCTCAAATGTTTTGATGTTAATGCGTGATGATGTTGATGTCCTGTGGGATGCAAAAGACCAATTTCCTAGAGGGTTCAAAGCAGAG GTACTCTTTTCGGATCCTAATGCTGTTCCATCTGTTGTCACTGAGGAAGTGCCAAGTGAGGATGAGAATGGGACTGAAGGTGCTTCACCTGAGGAGTTTTTCGAAGTCGAAGAGATATTCAGCAATGCTGTTGATGGGCAGGATGGAAGGGGGGAATCTGGAGCCCACATTGTCAAGGAAAGTTTGCAGGATGATGATAGTATTGAAATGATCTGGAAAGAGGAGGTGGAACATCATGCATTTCAAGATTGTGCATCAGACGAAGTAAATCACAAGCAAGAAGGAAAGATGGATTCTAATCGCTCTGCatcagaaaaaaatattttaggagAGAGAGACAACTCTATACCCTCAAAGGTTATAGTTTCCAATGGTACTAGCAACATGGAATCAGAACAGGTAATATCTGGGGATTGTGTTGCATCAGAAAATGGGGAACTAAAGCAAGATAAAGAAGACACTCTGAGACAGAAGAAGTTAGAGAGAGAAGGTTCGCATCAGAAGGTGAGTGCTGATACTAGTAAACAAAAAAGTGACAAGACAACCTCATCTCTAAAGAAACAGTCATTTTCCAACGCTAAACCAGCTGCTGATGGCGTTGGTCCgaaaaataaatctaaacaGCAGGAAATCCAAGGCACCGTTTTACGACCGGCAAAGCCTAATGCAGTGTCCCGGTGGATCCCTCCAAACAAAGGTTCTTACACTAGTTCAATGCATGTATCGTATCCACCATCAAGGTATAACAGTGCTCCTCCTGTGCTTGCCCTAACCAAGGATTTTCAGTCTGGGGTTAAATCAAAGTCACCATCTCCTCAAGCTTCTTCAGAAGCTATAGCTTCTGCTGAAGCAGGTCGTGTTTCAGGGAAAGACTCTTCATGTTCTGCATCGGGTACGTCAATTGTGGAGGCATCTGTTGCTACAATATCTGCCCCAGAATCAGTTGAAAGCCAGGCCCTGAAGCTTCATCCATCTCCTCCAAGTCCGCTTCTTTCTCCATCTCCAATTACTTCATCTCATGAACCTTCTGATACTGAGGTAGCAGGAACTAATTCACCATCAGCGACTTCAGCTTTGTCTTCACAGGGGAGTAATATTATGACATCTTCTTTGACTCAGCCGGACCGTTATTCTTCACCTGCTCTGCCCGAACCTCCCTCATTTTCACCCCCTCCACCTCCCCCACCCCCTCCACCTCCACCATTTACTAGCTCGAGGATGACTCCGCTGGATGCCTTTTCTCCTCCCCCACCACCACCGCCTCCTCCACCTTTGCCCTCATCATCCAGTGTAATAAATGCTGGTAGGGTCTTGCCACCACCCCCTCCACCACCCCTTTGGACGGGGTATGGGACTTCCTTAGAAGTAGTATCTAGTTCATCGccacctccacctccacctccacctcctcctcctcctatATATGCATCCATTTTACCAAGATTGGCTAGCTTTGGGGGTTCCACATCGCCGCCACCTCCTCCCCCTCCCCCTCCTCCTATGCATACTGGCTATTCTCCTCCTCCACCACCTCTACCTCCTACTCTTGCCACACGAATCCTACATACCTCGCAAGTTGCtccacctccacctccacctccaccaccaccaccacca CCTCCGGGAGGACGCGCACCTGGTCCACCTCCCCCACCCCCTCCTGGAGGGCGTGCACCTGGTCCACCTCCCCCACCCCCTCCGGGAGGACGCGCACCTGGTCCACCTCCTCCACCGGGAGCTCCAAGACCTCCTGGTGGTGGACCTCCCCCACCACCACCTTTTGGTTCTAAAGGACCTGCAGTTGGCAGAGGCCTTCCTGCTGGGAGAGGGCAAGGATTTTCACGCGCAGCTGGTGGTGTAGCCCCACGAAGATCTAACTTAAAGCCGTTGCATTGGAGCAAGGTAACTAGGGCACTTCAAGGAAGCTTATGGGATGAACTTCAAAGAAACGGAGAGACTCAATT GTCACCAGAATTCGATTTTTCAGAACTTGAGACTCTTTTCTCTGCTACAGTCCCTAAGTCAGATAATGCGGGTAAATCTGGAGGGAGAAGGAAGTCTGTTGGGTCTAAACCTGACAGGGTTCACCTG gtTGACTTGAGGAGGGCAAATAATACTGAAATTATGCTCACAAAGGTGAAAATGCCACTGCCTGACATGATG GCCGCTGCCCTTGCAATGGATGAGTCAATTTTAGATGCTGATCAGGTGGAGAATCTTATCAAGTTTTGTCCTACCAAAGATGAGATGGAACTTCTCAAG AATTACACTGGTGACCAGGATCTTCTGGGAAAGTGTGAACAG TTTTTTCTGGAGCTCATGAAGGTGCCCCGAGTAGAGTCAAAACTAAGAGTTTTTCTCTTCAAGATCCAGTTCAACTCTCAG GTCACGGACTTCAAAAAAAGCTTAAACACAGTGAACTCTGCTTGTGAAGAG GTCCGACATTCTCTTAAATTGAAGgaaatattgaagaaaatattgTATCTAGGGAATGCATTGAACCAGGGAACTGCCAGAG gTTCTGCCATTGGATTTAAGTTGGACAGTCTTTTGAAGCTCACTGATACTCGTGCTACTAACAACAAGATGACACTCATGCATTATCTTTGTAAG GTTCTTGCTTCCAAGTCACCATCACTTTTAGACTTTCACGTAGATCTTGTAAGCCTGGAAGCTGCGTCAAAG ATACAATTGAAGTCTTTGGCTGAAGAAATGCAAGCAATCATCAAGGGTttggaaaaagttaaaaaagaaCTGGAGGCTTCGGAGACTGATGGCCCTGTGTCTGAAATTTTTCGCAAG ACCTTAAAGGAATTCGTTGGTGTGGCTGAAGCACAGGTTGGCTCTGTCAAGGATCTATATTCTGTTGCG GGCAGAAATGCAGATGCACTTGCACTATATTTCGGTGAGGATCCTGCCCGTTGTCCGTTTGAGCAAG TCACGGCGACCCTCTTAAATTTTGTAAGGCTGTTCCGCAAAGCCCACGAAGAGAACTTGAAGCAGGCTGAATTAGAAAGGAAGAAAGttcaaaaggaagaaatggagAACGCCAAAGGAGTTAATCTCAATAAGAAGGGTTTCAAGTGA